A single Triticum dicoccoides isolate Atlit2015 ecotype Zavitan chromosome 2A, WEW_v2.0, whole genome shotgun sequence DNA region contains:
- the LOC119358713 gene encoding putative UPF0496 protein 5, translating into MGNRHGIMRPRRLKSARATGEEGHELGSYEAACSADPELRSFDAALRRRASLAVSAAASGVEVRSMSLGSLREVTGCLVEMNQEVVRVVLASKHDVWGCPELFALVEDYFDASLHTLDFLAVLDKALRRARDSQLVLHLALQVQDPAVGHARALGALRRFKEAAGEPFTDEFFAAFQAAYRQQLGMLDRLRRQKRRLDGRLRSLRVWRRVAGVVFATTFAAILVCSVVAAAIAAPPVAAALAAAASLPVGSAGKWVDAMMKRYRDALRGHKDVVSAMQVGTFVAIEDLDSIRALVGRLEVQIGSMVGCAELAERDEGALRLAVEEVKRKLEAFMKSVDDLGQQADKCSRDIRQARTVVLQRIIHHH; encoded by the coding sequence ATGGGGAACCGTCACGGCATAATGAGGCCCCGGCGGCTAAAGAGCGCGCGGGCGACGGGGGAGGAGGGGCATGAGCTGGGGTCGTACGAGGCGGCGTGCAGCGCGGACCCGGAGCTGCGGAGCTTCGACGCGGCGCTGCGGCGGCGCGCGAGCCTCGCCGTGTCGGCGGCGGCGTCCGGGGTGGAGGTGCGGTCCATGTCCCTGGGCTCCCTCCGCGAGGTCACCGGCTGCCTGGTGGAGATGAACCAGGAGGTGGTCCGCGTCGTCCTCGCCAGCAAGCACGACGTGTGGGGGTGCCCCGAGCTGTTCGCGCTCGTGGAGGACTACTTCGACGCCAGCCTCCACACCCTCGACTTCCTCGCCGTGCTCGACAAGGCCCTCCGCCGCGCCCGCGACTCGCAGCTCGTCCTGCACCTCGCGCTCCAGGTCCAGGACCCGGCCGTCGGGCACGCGCGCGCGCTCGGCGCGCTGCGGCGGTTCAAGGAGGCGGCCGGCGAGCCGTTCACGGACGAGTTCTTCGCCGCGTTCCAGGCGGCGTACCGGCAGCAGCTGGGCATGCTGGACAGGCTGCGGCGGCAGAAGCGGAGGCTGGACGGTCGCCTCCGGTCGCTCCGCGTATGGCGCCGCGTGGCCGGCGTCGTCTTCGCGACCACCTTCGCGGCGATCCTCGTCTGCTCCGTGGTGGCCGCGGCCATCGCCGCTCCGCCCGTCGCGGCCGCGCTGGCGGCCGCGGCGTCGCTGCCCGTGGGCTCCGCCGGGAAGTGGGTGGACGCGATGATGAAGCGGTACCGGGACGCGCTCCGGGGGCACAAGGATGTGGTGAGCGCAATGCAGGTCGGCACGTTCGTGGCCATCGAGGACCTGGACAGCATACGCGCGCTCGTTGGCCGGCTCGAGGTCCAGATCGGCTCCATGGTGGGCTGCGCAGAGCTGGCGGAGCGCGACGAGGGTGCCCTGAGGTTGGCGGTGGAGGAggtgaagaggaagctggaggcgtTCATGAAGAGCGTGGATGACCTCGGCCAGCAGGCGGACAAATGTAGCCGGGACATCCGGCAAGCCAGGACCGTCGTGCTGCAGAGGATCATTCATCACCATTAA